In Chloroflexota bacterium, one DNA window encodes the following:
- a CDS encoding B12-binding domain-containing radical SAM protein: MDLGDLGVYVRPAGAHDRWQDHGLGLLRTIMQQNGVENDLLSTRSLKAWKDLPKLLEGYDMLMMNVRSYTFPFAFKAAQEFKKVNPRGLVLAGGMHATVAPDEMEAIDAFDKIVQGPGEHTIVELAQDPAAFPRMVMGVGTKSMAEWPMMDRAMWPNPHLSDFPWPLEPECGWGPGPVATMLTSRVCPWHCVFCNEASFIPNMGRKPVDQVIDELNYLDRKHGPLGSVVIHDSMFFQQPAWLREWLEKYPSKARKVWPYWAAGRSDTVRQWPDLFEALVKETNWNTISIGFESGSDRVLRLLNKECTAEDNNVAIDLLNRVGDDMEREGKAPPKFWANIMLGIPGEEPADAYDTIRMLWRMKRVLPSISYYAPYPGSALGYQLIAEGKSLMSKDNYHRFPKDEKLKGIDYKFYNRLLAGKFDREIKAGQTPSVQKKSGNFMNWLIKA, translated from the coding sequence CTGGACCTGGGCGATCTGGGCGTGTATGTGCGCCCGGCCGGCGCCCACGACCGCTGGCAGGATCACGGTCTCGGCCTCCTGCGCACGATCATGCAGCAGAACGGCGTCGAGAACGACCTGTTGTCGACGCGCTCGCTCAAGGCGTGGAAAGACCTGCCGAAGCTGCTTGAAGGCTACGACATGCTGATGATGAACGTGCGGTCGTATACCTTCCCGTTTGCCTTCAAGGCGGCGCAGGAGTTCAAGAAGGTCAACCCGCGCGGGCTGGTGCTGGCCGGCGGCATGCACGCCACCGTCGCGCCCGACGAGATGGAGGCGATCGACGCCTTTGACAAGATCGTGCAAGGGCCGGGCGAGCACACGATCGTCGAACTGGCGCAGGACCCGGCGGCGTTCCCGCGCATGGTGATGGGCGTCGGCACCAAGTCGATGGCCGAATGGCCGATGATGGACCGCGCGATGTGGCCGAACCCGCACCTGTCGGACTTCCCGTGGCCGTTGGAGCCGGAGTGCGGCTGGGGTCCCGGGCCGGTCGCGACGATGCTGACCAGCCGTGTCTGCCCGTGGCACTGCGTTTTCTGCAACGAAGCCTCGTTCATCCCGAACATGGGCCGCAAGCCGGTCGACCAGGTGATCGACGAGTTGAACTACCTCGACCGCAAGCACGGCCCGCTCGGCTCGGTGGTCATCCACGACTCGATGTTCTTCCAGCAGCCCGCCTGGCTGCGCGAGTGGCTGGAGAAGTATCCGTCGAAGGCGCGCAAAGTATGGCCGTACTGGGCCGCCGGGCGCAGCGACACGGTGCGCCAGTGGCCCGACCTGTTCGAGGCACTGGTCAAAGAGACGAACTGGAACACCATTTCAATCGGTTTTGAGTCGGGTAGCGACCGCGTGCTGCGATTGCTGAACAAGGAATGCACCGCCGAGGACAATAACGTCGCGATCGACCTGCTGAACCGGGTTGGCGACGACATGGAGCGCGAGGGCAAGGCGCCGCCGAAGTTTTGGGCCAACATCATGCTCGGCATCCCAGGTGAAGAGCCTGCCGACGCATACGATACGATCCGCATGTTGTGGCGCATGAAGCGCGTCCTGCCGTCGATCTCGTATTATGCGCCGTACCCGGGCTCGGCGCTCGGCTACCAGTTGATCGCCGAGGGCAAGAGCCTGATGTCGAAAGACAACTACCACCGCTTCCCCAAGGACGAGAAACTGAAGGGGATCGACTATAAGTTCTACAACCGCCTGCTGGCGGGCAAGTTCGATCGCGAGATCAAGGCCGGGCAGACGCCTTCGGTGCAGAAGAAGTCCGGCAATTTCATGAACTGGTTGATCAAGGCTTAA
- a CDS encoding alpha/beta hydrolase: MPFLALPDAELFYEVTGAGPALVFAHGLGGNHLSWWQQVPFFRERYTCVTFAHRGFAPSRDASGRGPRAFADDLAALIDHLGFTDVRLVAQSMGGWTCTAYTLAHRERVRALVLADTVGTLTHSDIDSHFGRGGGEASLFARGIHPAAGERMAQEQPALHFLYREIDGLSHALDKQSVRAMLAQMRDTPVESFAALGIPLLCIAGDEDIVIPPGAVAALAGLVPGARLARVPEAGHSVYFERPQTFNRLVDTFLDGTG, from the coding sequence ATGCCATTTCTTGCTCTGCCCGACGCCGAACTTTTTTACGAAGTGACGGGCGCCGGCCCCGCGCTCGTCTTCGCGCACGGGCTCGGCGGCAACCACCTGTCGTGGTGGCAGCAGGTGCCGTTTTTCCGCGAGCGCTACACCTGCGTGACATTTGCGCATCGCGGCTTCGCGCCGTCGCGTGATGCGTCGGGCCGGGGACCGCGCGCCTTTGCCGATGATCTGGCCGCGCTGATAGACCACCTCGGCTTCACGGATGTTCGCCTGGTGGCGCAGTCGATGGGCGGTTGGACGTGCACCGCCTACACGCTGGCGCACCGCGAGCGGGTGCGCGCGCTCGTGCTGGCCGACACGGTTGGCACGCTGACGCACTCCGATATCGACAGCCATTTTGGGCGCGGCGGCGGCGAGGCCAGCCTGTTCGCGCGGGGCATCCACCCGGCGGCGGGAGAGCGCATGGCGCAGGAGCAGCCAGCGCTGCACTTTCTGTATCGAGAGATCGACGGCCTCAGTCATGCGCTGGACAAGCAGTCTGTGCGGGCGATGCTGGCTCAGATGCGCGACACGCCGGTGGAGTCGTTCGCCGCGCTCGGCATTCCGCTGTTGTGCATCGCCGGCGATGAGGACATCGTGATCCCGCCGGGCGCCGTAGCGGCACTGGCTGGACTGGTGCCCGGCGCGCGGCTGGCGCGTGTGCCGGAGGCGGGGCACTCGGTCTACTTCGAGCGTCCGCAGACGTTTAATCGCCTCGTGGACACATTTTTGGACGGCACCGGCTAA
- a CDS encoding radical SAM protein, which yields MLSLIARLPLYQSFYRWGFPRMLPFSVVVSLSYRCNSTCATCDVWRKPNDDMTPQEWRRVFRHLGHTPFYMTFTGGEPFLRTDMHEVVIAGYEECRPAVITIPTNGILTKRILDRVATICDAAPTAQIGLNLSLDGIGADHDEIRGVPGNWEKAMQTWAGLKALQKTKRNLVLTVHTVLSKFNIGKAKAIYDGLQSLSPDSYITEVAEERVELDTVGWGITPPANEYDAVADFLSDKARAWPARGIARFTQSFRAQYYQLAKRTLAEKRQVIPCLAGWASAHIAPNGDVWSCCIRAEAVANLRDHDYNLRPVWFEHQGRLRAMRRSIKNRECYCPMANASYANMLLHPPTLVKVSSDVLLHSVANPKSQISKPKPQSA from the coding sequence ATGCTCAGCCTGATTGCCCGCCTGCCGCTCTACCAGTCGTTCTACCGCTGGGGTTTCCCGCGCATGTTGCCGTTCAGCGTCGTCGTATCGCTGTCGTATCGCTGCAACTCGACCTGCGCGACGTGCGATGTCTGGCGCAAGCCGAACGACGACATGACGCCGCAGGAATGGCGGCGCGTGTTCCGTCATCTCGGGCACACGCCGTTTTACATGACCTTCACCGGCGGCGAGCCGTTCCTGCGCACCGACATGCACGAAGTGGTCATCGCGGGCTACGAGGAGTGCCGCCCGGCAGTCATCACCATCCCGACGAACGGCATCCTGACCAAGCGCATTCTCGACCGCGTCGCGACGATCTGCGATGCCGCGCCGACGGCGCAGATCGGGCTGAACCTGTCGCTTGACGGCATCGGCGCGGACCACGACGAGATTCGCGGCGTGCCCGGCAACTGGGAAAAGGCGATGCAGACGTGGGCCGGGTTGAAGGCGTTGCAGAAGACGAAACGCAACCTCGTGCTCACCGTGCACACGGTGCTCTCGAAGTTCAATATCGGAAAAGCAAAGGCAATCTACGATGGCTTGCAGTCGCTGTCGCCCGATTCGTACATCACCGAGGTCGCCGAGGAGCGCGTCGAACTGGACACCGTGGGCTGGGGCATCACGCCGCCCGCGAACGAGTACGACGCCGTGGCCGACTTCCTGTCGGACAAGGCGCGGGCGTGGCCGGCTCGGGGCATCGCGCGCTTCACGCAGTCGTTCCGCGCGCAGTACTATCAGCTCGCCAAGCGCACGCTGGCCGAGAAGCGCCAGGTGATCCCGTGCCTGGCCGGTTGGGCGTCGGCGCATATCGCGCCGAACGGCGATGTCTGGTCGTGTTGCATCCGCGCCGAGGCGGTGGCCAACCTGCGCGATCACGACTACAACCTGCGGCCGGTCTGGTTCGAACACCAGGGGCGGTTGCGCGCCATGCGTCGCTCGATCAAGAACCGCGAGTGCTACTGCCCGATGGCTAACGCCAGCTACGCCAACATGCTGCTGCACCCGCCGACGCTGGTCAAAGTCAGCAGCGATGTGCTGCTGCACAGTGTCGCAAATCCCAAATCCCAAATCTCAAAGCCCAAACCCCAAAGCGCGTGA
- a CDS encoding PD40 domain-containing protein, translating into MRIRLTWVAVLIVAALMLAACDAGSNATTAPGGATTAATAGNETPGGPRAGGTRGPGGPGGGTPGAGRPGGNPNATPGAGRPGGNGTTVPQTAATPSGTAIFAPTAVRVGGQPASNNVAPTQVPRPTVLMPTVAPFSTATPTPVTPLVIPYTPVPMGPVPTIAPIGTPMSLPSLRGKILFMTDREAYPTLYMMNADGSGQQPCNCSDALETLVDREMTSPDAKQYLFYRVLGGRGGDQQIWAHRIETGYETMVTGAAPGFPGIDYDAVWSPDSRHIAFVTQINGYDEIYLYDAVENTNERLTQSSKEWYKHPSFSPDGSQIVYWTNVEAAERKQIWVMNLDGSGKHNISQNGYNDYSPIWVK; encoded by the coding sequence ATGCGTATTCGTCTAACCTGGGTGGCGGTTCTGATCGTGGCCGCCCTTATGCTGGCCGCCTGCGATGCGGGCAGCAATGCAACCACAGCGCCAGGCGGCGCGACCACCGCTGCAACGGCGGGCAATGAGACGCCGGGCGGCCCGCGGGCCGGCGGCACGCGCGGCCCCGGTGGACCGGGCGGAGGCACACCAGGCGCCGGGCGCCCCGGCGGCAACCCGAACGCCACACCCGGTGCGGGTCGGCCTGGCGGCAATGGCACCACCGTGCCGCAGACAGCCGCCACACCGTCCGGCACCGCGATATTCGCGCCGACGGCCGTCCGTGTTGGCGGACAGCCGGCCAGTAACAACGTCGCGCCGACCCAGGTGCCCAGACCAACCGTTTTGATGCCCACGGTCGCGCCATTCTCAACCGCAACACCGACGCCGGTCACGCCGCTGGTGATTCCCTATACGCCCGTACCAATGGGACCGGTACCGACGATCGCGCCGATCGGCACGCCAATGAGCCTGCCCTCGCTGCGCGGCAAGATCTTGTTCATGACCGATCGGGAAGCCTATCCGACGTTGTACATGATGAACGCCGACGGCAGCGGGCAGCAGCCGTGCAACTGTAGCGACGCGCTTGAGACCTTGGTCGACCGCGAGATGACATCGCCGGACGCCAAGCAGTACCTGTTCTATCGTGTGCTCGGCGGCCGGGGCGGCGACCAGCAGATCTGGGCACACAGAATCGAGACGGGCTACGAAACTATGGTTACCGGCGCGGCGCCGGGCTTTCCGGGCATCGATTACGACGCGGTGTGGTCGCCGGACTCGCGCCACATTGCCTTCGTGACCCAGATCAACGGATATGATGAGATCTACCTGTACGACGCGGTCGAGAATACCAATGAACGCCTCACGCAGAGCAGCAAGGAGTGGTACAAGCACCCGTCGTTCTCGCCCGACGGCAGCCAGATTGTCTACTGGACCAACGTGGAAGCTGCCGAGCGCAAGCAGATCTGGGTCATGAACCTTGATGGCAGCGGCAAACACAATATCAGCCAGAACGGCTACAACGACTACAGCCCGATCTGGGTCAAGTAG
- a CDS encoding ABC transporter permease: MNLTESVRIALRSLAANKMRSILTMLGIIIGVGAVIALMSIGRGVQAQILSSLSANGTNLLFIQPGASNQGGVSQGAGSAATLTLDDAIALKDAGLPAVADVAPEFGAQGQLTFQGQNARTRVTGVTPPYATVRNVSIASGEWFNDGQISGRSTVVVLGPTTAANLFGDGDPVDQTIKVNGIPFRVIGVTVAKGGSGFGSQDDVAFMPITTLNSRVEAGGRFRGATRVSQISIQVVDPASIQPAIQDISTILRERHRILTGDDDFRVTSLDDLLKTATQTTDILTAFLGGIAAISLVVGGIGIMNIMLVSVTERTREIGIRKAIGAKRRDILVQFLTEAVVMSITGGLIGIAIGWGLSRLFSNLSGGQLNAVVDLDAVLLATLFSAAIGLFFGVYPATRAAGLNPIDALRYE; encoded by the coding sequence ATGAATCTTACGGAAAGCGTTCGCATCGCGCTGCGCAGCCTGGCTGCCAACAAGATGCGCTCGATCCTGACGATGCTCGGCATCATCATCGGCGTCGGCGCCGTCATCGCACTCATGTCGATCGGGCGCGGCGTTCAGGCCCAGATCCTTAGCTCACTATCGGCCAATGGCACCAACCTGCTCTTCATACAGCCCGGCGCAAGCAACCAGGGCGGCGTCAGCCAGGGCGCAGGCAGCGCGGCCACCCTGACGCTCGACGACGCCATCGCCCTCAAGGACGCCGGCCTGCCGGCGGTCGCCGACGTCGCGCCGGAGTTCGGCGCGCAGGGGCAACTGACATTCCAGGGACAGAACGCGCGTACGCGCGTCACCGGCGTGACGCCCCCCTATGCGACCGTGCGCAACGTGTCGATCGCCAGCGGCGAGTGGTTCAACGATGGCCAGATTTCCGGCCGCTCGACCGTGGTCGTGCTCGGCCCCACAACCGCCGCCAACCTGTTTGGCGATGGCGACCCCGTCGACCAGACGATCAAGGTAAACGGCATCCCGTTCCGCGTGATCGGCGTGACCGTTGCCAAGGGCGGCAGCGGCTTCGGCAGCCAGGATGACGTCGCGTTCATGCCCATCACCACACTGAACTCGCGCGTCGAGGCGGGCGGCCGCTTCCGCGGCGCCACACGCGTTAGCCAAATCAGCATCCAGGTCGTCGACCCGGCGTCGATTCAGCCGGCGATTCAGGACATCAGCACAATCCTGCGCGAGCGACACCGCATCCTGACGGGCGACGACGATTTCCGCGTCACGAGCCTCGATGACCTTTTGAAGACGGCCACGCAGACGACGGATATTTTGACGGCCTTCCTGGGCGGCATCGCGGCGATCTCGCTGGTGGTCGGCGGCATTGGCATCATGAACATCATGCTCGTCTCGGTCACCGAGCGCACGCGCGAGATCGGCATCCGCAAGGCGATTGGCGCCAAGCGGCGCGACATCCTGGTGCAGTTTCTGACCGAGGCGGTCGTCATGTCGATCACCGGCGGTTTGATTGGCATCGCCATCGGCTGGGGTTTGTCGCGGCTCTTTTCGAATCTCAGTGGCGGACAATTGAATGCCGTGGTCGACCTCGACGCAGTCCTGCTGGCGACGCTGTTCTCGGCGGCGATCGGGCTGTTCTTCGGCGTCTACCCGGCGACGCGCGCCGCCGGCCTGAATCCGATCGACGCGCTGCGGTACGAATAG
- a CDS encoding ABC transporter ATP-binding protein, with protein sequence MAFLKRGNAQPAIPVAVASSKREGAVIEVANIVKTYHMGDVEVNALRGVSFQVNYGEMVAIMGPSGSGKSTLMNMLGCLDKPTSGSYKLDGVEVSTMNDDQLAEIRNRKIGFIFQQFNLLSRTAAIAQVELPLVYAGAKERRKLAMEALESVGLTGRAHHRPTELSGGQQQRVAIARALVNNPAIIMADEPTGNLDSKVGAEIMHILQTLNADRGVTIVMVTHDPQIAAHCRRMIHMIDGEIEREEINLKPLIAKHMDEHRVY encoded by the coding sequence ATGGCGTTTTTGAAAAGGGGAAATGCACAGCCAGCGATTCCAGTGGCTGTCGCTAGTAGCAAGCGTGAAGGGGCCGTTATCGAGGTTGCAAACATCGTCAAGACCTATCACATGGGCGATGTCGAAGTAAACGCCTTGCGGGGTGTGTCATTTCAAGTCAATTACGGCGAGATGGTGGCCATCATGGGCCCGTCTGGGTCCGGCAAGTCGACGCTGATGAATATGCTCGGATGTCTGGACAAGCCAACCAGCGGCAGCTACAAGCTCGACGGCGTCGAAGTCAGCACGATGAACGACGACCAACTGGCCGAGATCCGCAACCGCAAGATCGGCTTCATCTTCCAGCAGTTCAACCTCCTTTCGCGCACGGCGGCTATCGCGCAGGTCGAGCTACCGCTGGTGTACGCGGGCGCCAAAGAGCGCCGCAAGCTGGCGATGGAGGCGCTGGAGTCGGTTGGACTGACGGGGCGGGCGCACCACCGCCCTACCGAACTGTCGGGCGGGCAGCAGCAACGCGTCGCGATTGCGCGCGCGCTCGTCAACAACCCGGCAATCATCATGGCCGACGAGCCGACCGGCAACCTGGACAGCAAGGTCGGTGCCGAGATCATGCACATTTTGCAGACGCTGAACGCCGATCGGGGTGTGACAATCGTGATGGTTACGCATGATCCCCAGATTGCAGCGCACTGTCGGCGGATGATCCACATGATTGACGGCGAGATCGAGCGTGAGGAAATCAACCTCAAGCCGCTAATCGCGAAGCATATGGACGAGCACCGCGTCTATTGA